Genomic window (Alligator mississippiensis isolate rAllMis1 chromosome 7, rAllMis1, whole genome shotgun sequence):
GTGCGGCCtggactctgccctgctccacacCCCACACCTGCCACCCCGGCAAAGAGAAACCAGCACGGACTTTGCCCACCCGCCGGAGGAAGCAGGACGGACGCTTGCacacaaatccatggggctggggtctctcctcctcctcctcctccccctcctcttgcTCAGGGCAGCCGGTAAGTCCAGACCCACGTAGCCAGACCCCCAGAGCCAGAGCCCAGAGGTGGCCCATGGGGACACTTCACACAtgggtgcagcagtgcagggggctgcggtgctggagcagagcccaggcaccCATGGACCCTGCCAACgcgccagcccctgcccaccgctGCGCCCCCCTCCCTCGCCCTCTCCTGGGGGCATCTCGCACCAGACCCCGAGGGGAGAATTCATTACTGGGGGGTGTGGGCAGCCCTGGTGTGGGCCCAGTCCCCAGAACAGCTGCTCACATCTCCAGGGAATATCCAAGGACCCCATGGGCTGGAGTTTGGGGGCTCCAGTGATCACTTCACTACAAAACAACCAGAGTGCAGCAAGCACTTGCtcctccaccccagcaccagATCAGGAGTCTGGGGCAGCGTCTCCTCCTGTGCGGCCATGCCCCGCGCTGTTTCATGCCCgtctctgccctccctgcaggctcccagctgcgggTGATGACGgacccctcctcccaggccctgctgggcGCCGAGGCCCGGCTGCGGTGCCACTTTGATATCGGGGGGCTGGTGGCCCTGCGCTCCCTGCGGGTGACCTGGAAACTCTGGGATGACAAGATCGCGCAGTACGATGAAGGCAGGACTAGTGCCCAGCCCGGagccaggctggtggagacagagcTGGAGAAGGGAGACGCCTCCCTGGCCCTGGACAGGGTGATGGTGACAGACGAGGGGCTGTACACGTGTGCCGTGGGCTACggggcgcagcagcagcaggggagcaccaGCCTGCGCGTGCTCGGTGAGGGCCGAAGAGGGGCCCTGCATGCGCCCCGGTGCCTGTGAGCACCGGTGGGAGCCGAGCGCCTCCTGGGAACGACCCGGGCTGGTGCtcagacccccacacccagcgCAGggccttcctctctctcctcccagctcccccgaCCATCTCCATCCCACAGCGCGCAGCCCTGGCCGGTGCCgtcacctccctgctctgccacgtGGGGGGCTTCTACCCCGAGGACGTGGACGTGGCGTGGCTGAGGGACGGGCAGGTCCTGAACGGCTCCACCCGCTACAGCCCCAAGACGAATCCAGATGGGACCTTCAGCCTCACCCTGACCTACACCTTCACCCCCGACCTGCGCGACGCCGGCAGCGTCTTCGCCTGCCGCGCCCGCCACGCGgcgctggggcagcccctgcacgAGGAGTTCCCCCTGGACGTGGCAGGTGAGTGTGTGCCGGCCCCGGCAGAGACGGGCTGCAGAGGAGCGGCTGGGCCcgggctgccaggctgggctctcaccgcccctccctccctccgctcctgtcctgtcccaggtGGGGCCTTAGATCTCATCAGTGCCATGATCGGAGCATCCCTGGGGCTcgcggtggcagcaggagccgcGGCTGCCACGGCCTTTtactgctggaggaggaggaaaggtaaCGGCGTCGGTGTCGCTGCGCTGAGCCGGGAGAGAGGGCGAGGGGCCGGGCGGGGTGGCACGGAGAGGGCGCAGACGGACGCCCGTCCATAGAGAACGGCACCTGCCCGGGTTTTACCCCTCTCTcggtgaccccctgcccctgccccagtcctgggccGGATGCTTCTCCCACATCAGCCCAACCTGACCCCTGCTCCTACCCCAGGTGGGAAACCCCCCTACACCATCTCCAAGGTGAAGGGGCCAAAGCAGTGCCTGCTGGGCCAGGAGGTGACCCTGCGCTGCTGCATGGAGGGGACCTTCCCCGAGGACACGGCCGTGACGTGGGAGCGGGTCCAGGGCGAGGACAGGACGGCCACCGAGCCGCACGGGGACACGGCCGACCCCGAGCGCCTGCCGCTGTTACGCACCCTGCCCCCGGGCTGGACCGCGACGCAGGAGAGAAGCGCGACCGGCCTCACGGCCTCCCTGACCTTCACCGCCGCGGTGCAGGACGACGGGGCGCGCGTCCGGTGCTGCTTCCACCACGGGGCCAAGCGCATCAGGGAGCAGCGGGAGTCCCGGGAGATCCGGGTGTGGGGTGAGTGCAGCCGGGCTCCTGGGGCCGGGGGACAGTCAGGGGAGCTGCCTTGTGGAGCTGGGGCACGGCCCCGAGCCGGCTGGGACGGCAGAGACAGGCCGAGAGGATCTGGGGACGGGGCAGagatctcccctgctccccacggcttgggtgctggggctgcgggACCTGCCGCGCGGGGAACACCCCGGCAGGGATCCCAGACCCAGCAGAAGCGCGGCAGGGATTTCCCCGGGGATGCCAGGCGGGTACAAGTGCCCCCAGCGCCCCCACCCTGCGCTCCCTAACGCTCCTGCGTGTCCCCAGCGCGGCCGGAGCTGTCCGGGATCCAGGTGTTGTCGCACTGGGACCCCCCGGACCAGGTGCCGTTCGCCGTCCGCCTGCACGGCTTCTACCCCCGCGGGATCCACCGCATCGCGTGGAGCTGGGACGGGGACGGTGCCGGGAGAGAAGAGCCCCCCGACATCAGCCCCAACGCGGACGGCACCTTCACGGCGACGAGCGTGTGGAGAGTGCCCAGCCGGAGCCTGACCGGCCCGGGGCTGCGAGTGCGAGTGTGCGTGCAGCACGGCCCCGCAGACCCCCCGCTGGAGACAGAGCTGCGCCTGGGGGACACCGGTGAGGAgggggctgccctggggatgAAGTAGGGGTGGACCAGGGATCATTGCCCGACAGCAGGTCACTGAGGGTGTGAACAGGAGGTGGGCATATTgttccttccccacttcccccctggaGATGCTGATCAATCAGGGCTGAGCAATACCCCAAGCcggggagacccccaggggtgccagccctgctgcgggGTTCAGTCTGTCCTGtgcgaggggaggggaagcagcctgtgccagggcccGGCTCCCCTAACACGGCCTGTCCCCGTCTCTGCGCCTTTTCTTCCCCAGGGCTCCTGTGGCCCCCGGCGCTGTCGGACATCTCCCAGCCGGAGTCAGTGCCCCTGGGGAGCAGAGTCACCCTGAGCTGCCGCATTTCGGGGCATTTCCCGGCAGAGCTGAGGCTGGTCTGGCTCCAGAAGGGCAAGGGACAGGCtccagccatgcccctgccagacTCTGATGACTACGAGATCCAACCGGGCACGGCCGTGCAGGCGCTGGACAAGAAAAGTTTCCAGCAGGAAACAAGCCTGATCTTCACCCCGTCGGTGCAGAGAGACCAGGGCATCCGGTACATCTGCCGCGTGCGGCAcgcagccctggagcagcccgTGGAGAAGAGCAGCGCggagctgcaggtgacaggtCGGTCTCACCTCCGTGACACCCAGCGTGGTCGGTGTCCCCTGCCCCGATGGTGCCCCGTGAGCTGCGAGGCTGGCACATGACACAGCACGAGGGCATGAAGCAGCTCCCTTCTCACTGACTCCTCTGATGGAGATGGGCTCCTCTCTACTAGGCCTGGTGGCCACATGGTCCCCGGCCGGCACCGGAGCAGGACAGGCTGAGAGGAGCTGGGGAACGGGGCAGagacctcccctgctccccacggcttgggtgctggggctgcgggACCTGCCGCGCGGGGAACACCCCGCAGGGATCCCAGACCCAGCAGCAGCGCGGCAGGGATTTCCCCGGGGATGCCAGGCGGGTACAAGTGCCCCCAGCGCCCCCACCCCGCGCTCCCTAACGCTCCTGCGTGTCCCCAGCGCGGCCGGAGCTGTCCGGGATCCAGGTGTGGCCGTGCTGGGACCCCCCGGACCAGGTGCCGTTCGCCGTCCGCCTGCACGGCTTCTACCCCCGCGGGATCCACCGCATCGCGTGGAGCTGGGACGGGGACGGTGCCGGGAGAGAAGAGCCCCCCGACATCAGCCCCAACCCGGACGGCACCTTCACGGCGACGAGCGTGTGGAGAGTGCCCAGCCGGAGCCTGACCGGCCCGGGGCTGCGAGTGCGAGTGTGCGTGCAGCACGGCCCCGCAGACCCCCCGCTGGAGACAGAGCTGCGCCTGGGGGACGCCGGTGAGGAGGGGGTGCCCGGGGCTCAGGCGGGAGGAGCAGGGATCAATGCTGCTCTGCAGGTCACTGAGGGTGTGAACAGGAGGTGGGGATATTGTTCCTTGCCCCACTTCCCCGCTGGAGATGCTGATCAATCAGGGCTGAGCAATACCCCAAGCCCAGGAGACCCCAGGGGTGCCAGCCGTGCTGCGGGGTTCAGTCTGTCCTGtgcgaggggaggggaagcagcgtGTGCCAGGGCCCGGCTCCCCTAACACGGCCTGTCCCCGTCTCTGCGCCTTTCCTTCCCCAGGGCTCCTGCGGCCCCCGGCGCTGTCGGACATCTCCCAGCCGGAGTCAGTGCCCCTGGGGAGCAGAGTCACCCTGAGCTGCTGCATTTCGGGGCATTTCCCAGCAGAGCTGAGGCTGGTCTGGCTCCGGAAGGGCAAGGGACAGGCTCCAGCCGTGCCCCTGGCAGACTCTGATGACTACAGGATCCAACCGGGCACGGCGGAGCAGGCGCTGGACGGGAAGAGTTTCCAGCAGGAAACAAGCCTGATCTTCACCCCGTCGGTGCAGAGAGACCAGGGCGCCCGGTACATCTGCCGTGTGCGGCACATGGCCCTGGAGCAGCACGTGGAGAAGAGCAGCGCggagctgcaggtgacaggtCGGTCTCAGGTCCGTGACACCCAGCGTGGAcggtgccccctgccccgatGTTGCCCCGTGAGCTGCGAGGCTGGCACATGACACAGCTCGTGGGCACAAACCAGCTCCCTTCTCGCTGACTCCTCTGATGGAGCCGGGCTCCCGGCTACTAGGTCTGCCCTGTGTCTCTGTGTTACCCAGAAGctgtgggccctaaggcccacctgaCTAACTCGTATCCCTACGGTGTGGGGCCAGTAAATGAATAACAGAGCTAATTCCTTGGGACATCTACAGCAATATCAGGGTGGGAGTGTCATGTGAGTTAAAGGTTCGGCTGGGGGCGACAcggagcagagccccctgggctgcacccaccagtcctcaaaggcatgtAGAGAGCCCGTGGACACTGCCCATCGgtgctctgcccaaaaacatgcatggaagagagagaggaaagcagccccacgcCCCCGGGTGCCTTCTCGGCCAGAGCCTCCCTCCTGCTGCACCTGTCCTGAGGGGCTGAGGCCCGGGACAGCGCGGGAGGTCCAGGGGGACATTTGCTTAGAGCCGAGGAGCTTGAATTCATCCAGCCAcgcagccagcacagcccccgggtcactggggctggagctgggaacaGGGGATACAGCCTGTGTGTGGGTGAGCCCTGGCCTGGGGGTCTGAAACCACCTCCCACCGCCCCGGCCGGCCTGGCCCGCGGTCCCCAGCAGGCTCTGCCGTGGGCTCCCCTCGCCCAGTGGGGACCCAGTGCCGGTGACGGAGAGCTGGGGAGAAATGTTCCCTGTCTCACGTCCCAGCTGCAGACACAGCTCGGTCGGGAGTTGAGACTGGAGATGTCGCGGGGCCCCCCAGGCTCAGGGGAGCAGGCGCAGGCCCCGACAGTGCTGGGCTCCCCTGTTTGGGACCTCTCATCATTAATGGACGTTTCCTTTCCCAGGTCTCCCGCAGCCCCTGGAGGTGCCACAAATCTCCGAGTCTGAGTCAGTGCCCGCAGGGAGAGGACTCGCTGCGGGGCATTCCCCACGGCAGCCAAGTACGCCCCTGATGCTCAGCACCAAACCTGTGCCCGTGACACCGCAGACCGTCCCTGAGCGGCGTGGCACTGCTGCGCACACCAGCAGCGGTGAGCAGCACGGCACAGGCTGGTTGGCCTTTTCAGGATGAAGTCTGGTGCCAGGGCCCTGCGCTGGGTCCCCGCTGGGTGAGGGGAGCCCACGGCAGAGCCTGCTGGGGACCGCGGGCCAGGCCGGCCGGGGCGGTGGGTGGGGTGTCAGACCCCCAGGCCGGGGCTCACCCACACACAGGCTGGGTCCCAttcccagctccactcccagtgacccgggggctgtgctggctgcgTGGTGGGATGACGTCCGTCAGGCCTGAGGGGTCCTCAGGTGACGGAGGGGCCCGATTCTGGGCGCACACGTTCTTCAGCAATGGGGCGTGTTGTTGTGCAggggagtgggatttgcagcTGTGGGTTGGTCTACTTCTCCTTTCTCTGCCCACCCCATCTGCCTCTGGGCCTCGAAGTGGCACATGCCTTGGTGGAGCAGGTGGTGCCACGCCGAgcagtcagcagcttgctcctcccagacATTGGTGTTGGTGCCCCCGTGCTTGAGGGAGACCTTGAGCGTGTCTTTACACCATTTCCTTTGGCCCCCTTTGAGCGTTGGCCAgcggagagctgggagaagaggatctggtgagggaggcagttctcAGACATCTGGGCGCGGTGGCCCGTCCGTCGGAGTTAATTTCTCGAGAGcaggctttgatgctggtgggcgcagcttcatggaggacactCGCGCTGGTCCAGCGGTCCTCCtgtttgatccccaggattcgacATAAGCATCACTGGGGAAAGCTCTTGAggtcttaatgtggcattggtagacagtccaggtttcactgcaatAGAAGGTGGTCAGCACGACGGCCTCCTCAACCAGGACCTGGTCGACTTCTGAGGGTCTCTATTTTTGAAGGCACTTAGTCGCAGTGTGAAGAAGGCAACGCTGGCGCAGTTGATGGACTTCATCGATGTAGCCcgttgagagaggtggctgccgaGATACAGGAAGTGCTCCCAGTTGTGACCTCTTATGCTCAGGTCAcgaagtccctggatgagggtgtcggggtggatgtcgTCCTCCTGGACTTACGAAGGCCTTTGAcgtggtttcccaccacattctctgaaaaaaactaggtgactgcggcacTGATGCCCACACAGTCAGATTGGtgcaaattggctcgatggtcgcacccagagagtggtggtggacctggagggatgcgcttttgacctggagggatgagggcagtgtggtcccccagggctcggtcctggagCCTGCACTGTTCaccatcttcatcagcaatctggatgtgggcgtggaaagcacgctgtccaaattcactgatgatgccaaggtgtggggtgaggtgggcacgatGGAGGGTGGGACAggatccagctagatctagacaaattgcaaaggtgggcggatgagaatagagtggagttcaacgcagacaagtgcaaggtgctgcatctagggagaaggaaccagcaacacacctgtaggctggggaCACCCTTCTTGTCTACACAGCacagaaagggatcctggagtcattgtTGAGTCCAGGATGAACATGCACTGCCAATGCAAGGACACGGTCAGCAAGGCCAACTGCCCTTtgtgcatctcgagtagggccaaggaggcaatcctccccctctatgtgactttggtcaggccacagatggagtactgtgtccagttctgggcgccgcactttgggagggatgtgggcagcatagagagggtccagaggaggccactcgcacggtcaggggacagcagggcaggccctacgaggagaggcgacaggacctgaacctgttcagctttcacacgagaaggctgagggggatctagtggccatttacaaactcaccagtgggaccagcgggaattgggggaggctctgttcccccagctcctcccgggGTTACTAGGACTAACGGGCACAAGttgttagagagcaggttcaggctggacatcaggagacatgaCTTTACggtgagggctgccaggctctggactgggctcccaagggaggcggtgctctcccctgcctcgggggtcttccagaggaggctggacagatacttCACTGGGGTGATATGATGCTGGCACCCATtccgcccagggcagggggtcggaccggatgatctgtttaggtcccttctgaccctaagcactatgaaactataatactGCAGAGTCTCCCCGTCTATGTAGAGAGCgcgagggatgttcagctggcctggggagggttgaAGGTGAACCTTCGTCTTGGCGACGTCATCCGGATGCGGGAGGCATCGGTTTCAGATCTTCCGCTCAGGACAGTGTTGGCCGGATCATCACACAGGAGCCTCAGCGTGGTGACAAACTTCAACAGGCAGCCAAGGCACTGGAGCatggtccacagagcttcacCATTTAAGGAATCAACTGCCTTGATCAGGTCAAGGGTGCTTGGTAGCCGTGTTGCTCTGAGACAAAAGGACAGAAAACTTGAACTCTTGGGTCCAAAATGACACCTGTTAtaagaccaactggaaaatggaaaaaaaaaattgtccttttctgcaggcttttggAACCAaaatcccttcatcaggctctgggcaAAGTGTAGGTGGTACGAGATGGTAAAAAGCTGGTGTAGATGGTACAAGCTGCCTATGGGGTGGAGGAGTCGATAAGCTGGTGGAGTCATGATGCGAGCCAGGAGCTGCCGGCGTGGCAGACCTCTGCGGGTTTACCACCTGGCCCGCGGGCTTTGTCCGTTTTCATCTCTTACACGACCCGCTGCAGCTGGCCGATGGGTGGTGGATCCCCAAGGGAACCCACCACGGGGCGTTGCGGGACGGCTTGGAGGGTCTCCTCCAATACAGTGGATCCCGGTTATGGAGGAGTtcgaaatgctccttccaacgcAGACGCATGGCGTCATCGTCCTTGAGGAGCCGGGAGCGTGCTGTGATCGGAGGGGTTTGTCCAGTGGAGCAGGGTCTGTAGGTTGTCTTGGCAGCCTGGAAAAGTTACGCACATCATGCTGGTCGGCGCAGCCCTGGGTCACGCGCGCCTTCTCCACCCGCCAGCAGTTCTTCGTGTCACGGATGAATCGCTGGACCTCAGCCCTCACCCGGTGCTACGCTGCCGTCTTTCACCGTGTTCATGGCCGGTTGTGCCAGGAGATGAAGGGAGGGAGCCACGGAGGTGGCGATGAAGCTGGAagctcagctgctgctgacacgtcccctgcccagcaggtcccAAATGGGAGCCTCTTGCCAGGCAGGCCGGGGGACACGGGTGaggggggctgccctgggctccgGCGGGCGAGGAGCAGGGATCGCTGCCCCCCCGCAGGGCACTGAGGGGAGACAGAGCTGGGCAGTAACGTTCCTGTCCCGCGTCCCCCCTGCACGCCTGGGCTCTGTCAGTCGGGAGTTGAGACGGGAGATGTCACGGGGTCCCCATGAGGGGTTCATGTTCTCCAGGTTCAGGGGAGCAGGTGCAGGCCCTGATGGTGCCGGGCGCCCTGTTTAATTGTTTCACAATTAATGGACGTTTCCTTTCCCAGGTCTGCTGCGGCCCCTGGAGGAGCCAGACATCTCCAGAAATCACTTCACCCCCTCAAGGCCCAAGGATAACAGGGTCGATCACCAGCACCGGGAGGAGCCTGAACTCCAAGAGAAGCCAAGTGCGAAATCCTTTGGGCCCCAGCAGCTCCGAGGTAGGGGTGCAATCCAGGACAGCCTGGCAGCAAAGCCGGGGCTGCGGTGGCCGTGGGTCCGGATGAATTGgacccccctgccctgagcaaagTCCCTCTGGACCGGCCTCCCCGCCCCGGCCACAGCCCGTCcgtcccctctccctctccctctcggCCACCTCAGCTCGGCGGGGTGTCCGCAGAGAACGGCCCTCCGGGCCCGGTGCCAGCCGACCACACGCCGCCCCGTAGATTTGGGAAGGCGCAGGCAAGCGGGGAcccgcagggcagggtgggacggAGCCCATGGACGTGGCTGTGCAGCGCAGCCCACAACACctccctgccctcagcccctgcGCCGGAGCCTGTGCCTGtgccaggagggcagagcagccacGCTGCGTCCAGCTGCCACCGCCTGCGCTCCTAACGCTCCTGCTGTCTCCACAGTTCAGGGACACGTGTCCCAGATCCACACGCTGCCCAAGGGGAATGAACCAGAGGAAGTGCTGTTTGCTATCCACATAGAGCGCTACTACCCCCAGGACATCCATCAGATCCAGTGGAGCTGGGACGGGGACGGCGCTGGGAGGAAAGTGCCCCTGAAAACCAAAGAGAACCCAGACGGCACCTTCACGGGGACGAGTGTCTGGATGGTGCCCAGGAGGAGCACGACCCGCCCGGGGCTGCGAGTGCGAGTGTCTGTGGTGCAAACCCCTGGAGACCCCCCGGTGGAGAGAGAGCTGTGCACAGGTGAGGAGGGGCTGCCCCGGGCTCAGGCCCTCCCGCAGGGTCCCTGCAATGGGGACGGACGGGCCGTGGTTGGTGCTTCCCGGGCAGGCGCCTCACCCCGCTTTCTGCTCTTCCCTCCAGGCATCTCCTCCTGAACCACACAGGATGCAGCGCACGAGCCCCGCACCCTGCCCACAACCAGGTACACCGGTCTCTGCCACACAGCCCTGGCCTCTCACCTCGCCTGGGCCTGCCCTGGGCACACGCTTGTCTGGACGGTTTGGcgagggctggagctgctgtgagcaggggctggatgagaggaggcctTGGGCGGTCCCTTCCCGCCCCACTTCCCCGTGATCCTGCCGCAACTGGCTCTGGCAATGGTTTTACCCAGCGCTGGGACACAGGCGGACACAGGACGGGAGAGCAGGACTGAGCGCTGCCCTCGGGACCCC
Coding sequences:
- the LOC132251473 gene encoding uncharacterized protein LOC132251473 translates to MGGGTEGWGGAQKQKSSQGPGGAEDPCPPRGTCSLSGCRAALPRGCGLDSALLHTPHLPPRQRETSTDFAHPPEEAGRTLAHKSMGLGSLLLLLLPLLLLRAAGSQLRVMTDPSSQALLGAEARLRCHFDIGGLVALRSLRVTWKLWDDKIAQYDEGRTSAQPGARLVETELEKGDASLALDRVMVTDEGLYTCAVGYGAQQQQGSTSLRVLAPPTISIPQRAALAGAVTSLLCHVGGFYPEDVDVAWLRDGQVLNGSTRYSPKTNPDGTFSLTLTYTFTPDLRDAGSVFACRARHAALGQPLHEEFPLDVAGGALDLISAMIGASLGLAVAAGAAAATAFYCWRRRKGGKPPYTISKVKGPKQCLLGQEVTLRCCMEGTFPEDTAVTWERVQGEDRTATEPHGDTADPERLPLLRTLPPGWTATQERSATGLTASLTFTAAVQDDGARVRCCFHHGAKRIREQRESREIRVWARPELSGIQVLSHWDPPDQVPFAVRLHGFYPRGIHRIAWSWDGDGAGREEPPDISPNADGTFTATSVWRVPSRSLTGPGLRVRVCVQHGPADPPLETELRLGDTGLLWPPALSDISQPESVPLGSRVTLSCRISGHFPAELRLVWLQKGKGQAPAMPLPDSDDYEIQPGTAVQALDKKSFQQETSLIFTPSVQRDQGIRYICRVRHAALEQPVEKSSAELQVTARPELSGIQVWPCWDPPDQVPFAVRLHGFYPRGIHRIAWSWDGDGAGREEPPDISPNPDGTFTATSVWRVPSRSLTGPGLRVRVCVQHGPADPPLETELRLGDAGLLRPPALSDISQPESVPLGSRVTLSCCISGHFPAELRLVWLRKGKGQAPAVPLADSDDYRIQPGTAEQALDGKSFQQETSLIFTPSVQRDQGARYICRVRHMALEQHVEKSSAELQVTGLPQPLEVPQISESESVPAGRGLAAGHSPRQPSTPLMLSTKPVPVTPQTVPERRGTAAHTSSGLLRPLEEPDISRNHFTPSRPKDNRVDHQHREEPELQEKPSAKSFGPQQLRVQGHVSQIHTLPKGNEPEEVLFAIHIERYYPQDIHQIQWSWDGDGAGRKVPLKTKENPDGTFTGTSVWMVPRRSTTRPGLRVRVSVVQTPGDPPVERELCTGISS